Within the Populus trichocarpa isolate Nisqually-1 chromosome 14, P.trichocarpa_v4.1, whole genome shotgun sequence genome, the region TAAATGGTTACGAATTTAAATTTCACCACAGTCATTCTCTcttctaattaaaatctaaataatagCACAAAGTAGTGTGGGTCTGTACAAGTTTTAAGCCcaaaatttttaacttgaaggcggtatatataatataaattatattttaaaactttataataatttaaatttttggattCATATATGAGATTTGCATGTTTGGCTGGCCATATCCATAACATACTCTGCTTTCACAGCAACAACAAAACCATTTGGCTCATTAATTTTATAGGTAAGAGGTTTTTCAATCACAACATAAGGTTTTCTGTGGATGTTTCAGGGAATTGCACTCTTAACCTCGATAAACCAGATCCCatcttcaaaaacaattttatgcCTTTGTTGTGAGCCAATGCATCTCTACTTTTCACCTGTGTGTTATAAAACAGATTGATTGGTTCTGTGCTCTTGATTTGGCATCTGAACAGCTGACATGTAGGGTACGTTTCTCCAAGTGTCAACTAAATCTGCATCATTTGCAGTTTCTGGATATGGAGTCGATGAAATGAAATGGCGGGCATCATCTTTAATACACTTACACTGGGGGTGGTTTTGTTCATACCCTGTTTAGCACAGGGTGGTATAATCTaggaaaatttatttatttttaaatagttttgatataaattttaatacatttcttacCGTTGGTTATCTAGCCCTCAGGCGCACAGATTTCAAGACGCTCGATGTTGCACTCATAACCAGCAATTTAATTGGTTCCAATGACTGGATAAGTACAGATTAGTTCTCTCTGAACCATTATAAGGTCACATTTCAAGTTcctgataaaaaagaaatcactatttaacaaataaattacaaagaCTAGTAAATTTTTCTACAATTTCATCTCCACTATGAGTACATTGATTTGAAACCTTCTGTCAGAGGAACTACTTTTGCTGACACCCTGGATTGCAACTTCGACACAGCTTCACGTATGTCCTGAAATTAGCAGAATCCATTTAGAATAGATTCAGTTGCTGATGAACCAAGGTTCCTCCATGCATCTGATACGATAATTCAGAGGAAAAGGCACAGGaaaggaaaatgatgaaaaaacaagtGTCCCTATTTGTAACATTCTTTCAGAAGGTGGGTAGTTTTGGGGGTGATTCAAGTAATCTTTGCACCTGGAACTGAACATCCATCATCAGTTAAATTAGGACCATCTGATTAATCAGGTATGTTTTTGGGCATGGAAGATTTTCCAAATACAGAGCAGCTAACCCGAGTTGAGTtgtaaattatcaatttaaccaATTTCTCTAAGATTTCTCATAAAAGAGACCTGCAATCCTAAGTGCAAGGATAGCACAATTCCCATCATCTTGCATTTTGATCTATCTATTTATCTTAGTCATACGCACAGCACAGTGTCCCACTAGTTTACTGGGTTAAAGGTaacaaaaaaccattatatggcTTGGTTCATTTCAATTATCACCTCTATACTGTAGCGGGAGGAGAAATGAGTCAACAAGATTGCTTTACTCCGGATCCATTTGGCATTTTCAATAATCTGCAGTGTTAACAGAATCCTATCTCAGAATTGCAATAATGAATGGAAAACATTTTGTACGGTCATTGACCAATGATGATCCAAGGTAACTGTAAAATCACGATGGGAGAATCAACATTCTTATACCTCAAACAAATGGGTATGACCACGCTGTCGTGCATGCTCAGTGGTAAAATCTTCATCCAGGAAAGTTGCCTGAAAGACATTAGCTTTAAGACTTCAACTGATTCTGGATAACgaaaattaatttggattctGAAATTGTTCAAGAACAAAGAAGAGCATAAACAGCAGTAATAGCTTCAACTCCTTGAATAGATGCCATGATTTCAGAATGATCATTGGAAAAGAAATATTTCCGAGGATAAAGTTGGCTATTCCATGTTCATAAGAAACCATGCACCTTGCATATTAAGATTAACCAGAAAATGATTCTACAAGGTAAGAGATACTTTAATCTATACCTCAGTTATTAGAACTTTTGCCCTCAACGCATCTGCATTACGCGGATCAAGCATGTACTCTGCTGTGGTATCTCCAGTAAAGGCCACCTCAGGGGACAATATTATGTCtgtaatctaattaaaaatgcAAGCTAAAATGAGCATTCAGTAACTAAAATTTTCTACCAAGACTATGTTGCAGAAATTGCAAACCTCAACACCAGACTTCTTCAATTTCTctatttgttttcctttgagATGAATGTattgtttcttcaattttttcctcACCGAATAGATGACATAACCCTGGATAGTGATTTCATACACTTTAGAGATGAACAGTCTCAAGATTTCAAACATCATATCCAAATAATAATCTGAATCCCAGCCTCAAACCTAGCATCAGTTTTCCAAGCACTATACTGGACTCGGAACACATGGTCTTTTAGATCAAGATTTCTGCTACTTCCCTGAAATAATTCTCTACAAAAACTGGTATATCTTCGGTGGTCTGACCACTCGTGAgtcattattatatttcttttcttgtagcTGTTAGACTTTTTTGAAGAGGAAAATACgaagagaagaaacaaaatgatgaaacgCACCTGACTGGGTATAACATGTTGAGTTCTGAATGGTCGGACCACAACATCATTCCGCAATTCATATGTTTCACCTGAACTTGAACTTGAACTTGTGAGTTGTGTTCAGCATAAACACTAACAGATTGTATACATAGACAAATCTAGCAAGCTAAAGGGGCATACCCACATCCAATGcaaccaaatcaaaattaagCTCTACTTGCCCCATTGCCCTGTGAATGTCAAATAGTTTCTCAACATCGTCTTTGATACACGGAGGAACAAATATTGTTGGAGGCTTTAAGCTGTACAAACCACGACTAGCCACATACATTGGCAGCCCACCCTGTGTCAGTAAATGTGAAATAAGCTCATGACAACATTCAAGGCCAAAAGTGAAACAGAGagtctaaaatataataaaacagtAAACAATGACAATCATAGCATTACACATGTTTCAGTGTCAAAACATTATGGTTTTTGCAAAATTATATAGTTTATCAATCTAGATAATAACTAGAAATCTCGTTCAGTTGTTATTACTGAAAAAAGAATTCAGCTTAACTTTCTTCCAGATTCCACTCCAACCTAACATCCAGTTtctaatcaataataataaacttgccAGATCATGGTTTCAGCACATCCTCGCATAACTCCACACAACACCATGTATAGTGTGTATATATACACAACTTAAACAATAGCATTATAAGAGCCATAAACCAAAAAAGCTCTAGTGGTTAGCTTAATGTCACCATATTACAGAACATCCATATTCAATTCTGACAAAGACCAAGCATAACCCACAAGTCTTAGAAAATAGAAGCGTTAACCTCAGCCAATTAGGGAAAGAagagaacatgttttttttttctttcttcacaaaAACAAGGGATGCCGAAAACACGAGTAGTAGAGAAAAAACCAACAATGTGATCAAGATGGGCATGAGTGATGAAGACAAAATTCTGGTGAATAGCTCTGGTGGGGCACCTCCCAATATCAAAAGCACACTTAAACTCTGGTATAATTATACAAGTCTCTTGGCCTCCAATGGACAGACCCTCAATTGCATACCCTCCCAAGTCAATTCCTTTACGGATAACAGCAGCACGGGCCTTTCTGtagtcttcttcttcctcaataGCACGCCCGATTTCTGATAAAAAGCTGGAGGCTTTGACGATGAAGggcttgtttttaattttgagaggGAGGAAATGAAAATTACGGGTTGTTAATGTTGTAGGTTTTCCTTTTCCATGGAAAATACTGGGGAGGTGCTGAAAAGGGAAAAGTGATGGGATTTTAGGATTGGGAGGTGAAGAGAATAAAGGGATAGAGATTTGCATTTTGAGGACAAGAAGACCgcataaagaaagaaagggttttAGAGAGGCTTTGGATGAGTGGTTAGTTCAATCTTCAGACCACCTCCTGAGGTTGTGTCGTTGAATTTCTAACACCAGTCCTCGCTTCATGGAGATAAGTTGCGCGTTTTCACACTataccctttttatttttataaaaaaacaattatgtagtctatcattttatttatatttttgtgaagGAATGTGCTGATAGCTATCTGGTTTTTTTTAGggcagtttttattttattttatttttatcta harbors:
- the LOC7455968 gene encoding tRNase Z TRZ2, chloroplastic, producing MQISIPLFSSPPNPKIPSLFPFQHLPSIFHGKGKPTTLTTRNFHFLPLKIKNKPFIVKASSFLSEIGRAIEEEEDYRKARAAVIRKGIDLGGYAIEGLSIGGQETCIIIPEFKCAFDIGRCPTRAIHQNFVFITHAHLDHIGGLPMYVASRGLYSLKPPTIFVPPCIKDDVEKLFDIHRAMGQVELNFDLVALDVGETYELRNDVVVRPFRTQHVIPSQGYVIYSVRKKLKKQYIHLKGKQIEKLKKSGVEITDIILSPEVAFTGDTTAEYMLDPRNADALRAKVLITEATFLDEDFTTEHARQRGHTHLFEIIENAKWIRSKAILLTHFSSRYSIEDIREAVSKLQSRVSAKVVPLTEGFKSMYS